The Streptomyces albofaciens JCM 4342 genome has a segment encoding these proteins:
- a CDS encoding MFS transporter — MGMWIVHIPAIEHQVGITHAVLGWLLLFLGGGAFTGMQVCGALADRFGSRNIVLAGGALCSATVVLPGLAASPWALAAALLALGFGNGCLDVSMNTQAVQVERGYGRPVMSAFHAVFSVGGVIASLIGARTLSWDWRPATTLTAVAVTGVLITFALVPGMLPPERPSPATTPPRQTDSTPSPPPSPPKAPAPKRRTPSQVWALGVLALLLMLCEGVANDWSVLHLKDVLDAPAATAALAYGGFATAMTVGRFVTDRVVGRFGRVFVVRYGAAFGALGLTVASLSPWVPLALFGWTVFGIGLSGCIPQFFTAAGNVDPESSGANVSKVAGLGYVGMLAGPAIIGPLTHLVPLNLTFFLPVAFCVAAAVSAGILRPAHRKTTRPEPARAEA, encoded by the coding sequence ATGGGGATGTGGATCGTGCACATCCCCGCGATCGAGCACCAGGTCGGCATCACCCATGCCGTACTGGGCTGGCTGCTGCTGTTCCTGGGCGGCGGTGCCTTCACGGGCATGCAGGTCTGCGGGGCGCTGGCCGATCGTTTCGGCAGCCGGAACATCGTGCTGGCCGGCGGCGCACTGTGCAGCGCCACGGTCGTCCTCCCGGGCCTGGCGGCCTCGCCCTGGGCCCTCGCGGCGGCCCTGCTCGCCCTCGGCTTCGGCAACGGCTGCCTGGACGTCAGCATGAACACCCAGGCTGTTCAGGTCGAGCGCGGTTACGGCCGTCCGGTGATGTCGGCCTTCCACGCGGTGTTCTCGGTCGGCGGCGTCATCGCGTCGCTCATCGGGGCCCGCACCCTCAGCTGGGACTGGCGGCCCGCCACCACCCTCACCGCCGTCGCGGTGACCGGCGTACTGATCACCTTCGCCCTGGTCCCCGGCATGCTGCCCCCCGAACGCCCCTCACCGGCCACGACGCCCCCGCGACAGACCGACTCCACCCCGTCTCCGCCCCCGTCTCCGCCCAAGGCGCCGGCGCCCAAACGCCGCACCCCCTCCCAGGTCTGGGCACTGGGCGTACTCGCCCTGCTGCTCATGCTGTGCGAAGGCGTGGCGAACGACTGGAGTGTGCTCCACCTCAAGGACGTCCTGGACGCACCCGCCGCGACGGCCGCCCTGGCGTACGGCGGCTTCGCCACCGCCATGACCGTCGGCCGTTTCGTCACCGACCGCGTGGTGGGGCGTTTCGGCCGGGTCTTCGTGGTCCGGTACGGCGCGGCCTTCGGGGCCCTGGGCCTCACGGTCGCGTCGCTCTCCCCGTGGGTGCCACTGGCCCTCTTCGGCTGGACCGTCTTCGGAATCGGCCTGTCCGGCTGTATTCCGCAGTTCTTCACCGCGGCCGGAAATGTGGACCCGGAATCGTCCGGGGCAAACGTCTCCAAGGTGGCGGGCCTCGGCTACGTGGGAATGCTGGCGGGCCCCGCCATCATCGGCCCGCTCACACACCTGGTCCCCCTGAATCTCACCTTCTTCCTCCCCGTGGCTTTCTGCGTAGCGGCAGCCGTC
- a CDS encoding DeoR/GlpR family DNA-binding transcription regulator — protein sequence MNVSERHRFILALLAERNRASVAELARSTKTSEMTIRRDLELLESRGALRRVHGGAVSALLSGVEPPYAVRAMVGGEAKAKLADVVVRMLNEGETVALDTGTTAVAVAHAMAGRRLTVTPLSLHATMPLAEQEGIRLLLPGGQVRPGELSFYGETALRTFEDLRYDTFVLGCCGVDVASGVTAYDLDDVHVKRVAARAARRIILVATAEKLGRVALGRICSVEQIDVVVTDAAQGTPMVEDMRAAGVNIVHV from the coding sequence ATGAATGTCTCCGAACGCCACCGGTTCATCCTGGCCCTGCTGGCCGAACGCAACCGGGCCTCCGTGGCCGAACTCGCCCGCTCCACCAAGACGTCGGAGATGACCATCCGCCGGGACCTGGAACTCCTGGAGTCCCGGGGTGCCCTGCGCCGGGTGCACGGCGGCGCGGTCAGCGCGCTGCTCAGCGGGGTGGAACCGCCGTACGCGGTACGTGCCATGGTCGGCGGCGAGGCCAAGGCGAAGCTGGCCGACGTGGTGGTGCGGATGCTCAACGAAGGGGAGACCGTCGCCCTGGACACCGGCACCACCGCCGTCGCCGTCGCGCACGCCATGGCGGGCCGCCGGCTGACCGTCACCCCGCTGTCCCTGCACGCGACGATGCCGCTCGCCGAACAGGAGGGCATCCGCCTGCTGCTCCCCGGCGGCCAGGTCCGCCCCGGTGAGCTGTCCTTCTACGGGGAGACGGCGCTGCGCACCTTCGAGGACCTGCGGTACGACACCTTCGTCCTCGGGTGCTGCGGCGTGGACGTGGCGAGCGGGGTGACCGCCTACGACCTGGACGACGTCCATGTGAAGCGGGTGGCCGCGCGGGCGGCGCGGCGCATCATCCTGGTGGCCACCGCCGAGAAGCTGGGGCGAGTGGCGCTCGGCCGCATCTGCTCGGTCGAGCAGATCGACGTGGTGGTGACCGACGCGGCCCAGGGCACGCCGATGGTCGAGGACATGCGCGCGGCAGGGGTGAACATCGTCCACGTGTGA
- a CDS encoding HAD family hydrolase, which yields MTAVLFDMFGVIARLQSPAACDRLEKTAGVSGDAFWESYWRLRQPYDRGDRNGAQYWREVAEALGTRFDEERIAELIAADVASWSRVDGEMVEYVERLADRGTTVGLLSNIPEELAAHYEEHQGWLKRFSVLAFSCRIGHAKPESGAYTWCSTAFGLPPERILFVDDRDANVRAAEALGMRGHVFTSLAELRPALD from the coding sequence ATGACCGCGGTGCTCTTCGACATGTTCGGCGTGATCGCCCGGCTCCAGTCCCCGGCCGCCTGTGACCGGCTGGAGAAGACGGCCGGGGTGTCCGGTGACGCCTTTTGGGAGAGTTACTGGCGGCTTCGGCAGCCCTATGACCGCGGCGACCGGAATGGCGCGCAGTATTGGCGGGAGGTCGCCGAGGCGCTCGGCACACGCTTCGACGAGGAGCGGATCGCGGAACTCATCGCCGCGGACGTGGCGAGCTGGAGCCGGGTCGACGGGGAAATGGTGGAGTACGTGGAACGGCTGGCGGACCGCGGCACCACCGTCGGCCTCCTGTCCAACATTCCGGAGGAACTGGCGGCGCATTACGAGGAACACCAGGGGTGGCTGAAGCGCTTCTCGGTCCTGGCCTTCTCCTGCCGCATCGGCCACGCCAAGCCGGAGTCCGGCGCGTACACGTGGTGCAGTACGGCCTTCGGCCTGCCGCCCGAGCGCATCCTCTTCGTCGACGACCGGGACGCCAACGTCCGGGCGGCCGAAGCCCTGGGCATGCGGGGCCATGTGTTCACGTCGCTGGCGGAGTTGCGGCCGGCGTTGGACTGA
- a CDS encoding aspartate aminotransferase family protein, which produces MDTTNVRDLLYYPVSAQKMVRGEGIFLYDEDGNEYLDCASATFNLSLGYSHPAVIGAMKEQLDVFAHLTSSVQSDPINGLVRRLVEVSPENLTKVHPKVSGGSTANEGAIKMAQHATGRSEVISLFRSHLGQTMMMTSMSGNAFRKEPFPSLFPRTLQVPDPYCFRCFYGQQPGTCGMMCVDRIEDFLEYASTGQVAAIIVEPISGNGGNIVPPDGYFPKLRAFCDEHDIVLIFDEIQTGIGRTGRMFAAQHFDVEPDAITTAKGLGGSGAQVAAILTNERLAGLPANHHSFTYGANLLAAAAANVTLDIVRQPEFLANVRATGNYILGRLADMRTRYPAIVDVRGVGLMIGFEIAHPDGKPAVKLTNHLASAAGQHGLILRTSRYGYGNVLKIRPPLILTLDQAELLCDRLESLFRAELSA; this is translated from the coding sequence ATGGACACCACGAACGTCCGCGATCTGCTCTACTACCCGGTCAGCGCCCAGAAGATGGTCCGTGGCGAGGGGATCTTCCTGTACGACGAGGACGGCAACGAATATCTCGACTGCGCCTCCGCCACCTTCAACTTGAGCCTCGGCTACTCCCACCCGGCCGTGATCGGGGCGATGAAGGAGCAGCTGGACGTGTTCGCCCATCTCACCTCGTCCGTACAGAGCGATCCGATCAACGGGCTCGTGCGCCGGCTCGTGGAGGTCTCCCCCGAGAACCTGACCAAGGTGCATCCGAAGGTCTCCGGAGGCTCCACCGCCAATGAGGGCGCCATCAAGATGGCGCAGCACGCCACCGGGCGCTCGGAGGTCATCTCCCTGTTCCGCAGCCACCTCGGGCAGACGATGATGATGACCTCGATGTCGGGCAACGCCTTCCGCAAGGAGCCGTTCCCCTCGCTCTTCCCGCGCACCCTCCAGGTGCCGGACCCGTACTGCTTCCGTTGCTTCTACGGGCAGCAGCCGGGCACCTGCGGGATGATGTGCGTCGACCGCATCGAGGACTTCCTGGAGTACGCCAGCACCGGGCAGGTCGCCGCGATCATCGTCGAGCCGATCTCCGGCAACGGCGGCAACATCGTTCCGCCGGACGGCTATTTCCCGAAGTTACGGGCCTTCTGCGACGAGCACGACATCGTGCTGATCTTCGATGAGATCCAGACCGGCATCGGCCGTACGGGGCGGATGTTCGCGGCCCAGCACTTCGACGTGGAGCCCGACGCGATCACCACCGCCAAGGGCCTGGGCGGCTCGGGTGCCCAGGTGGCGGCGATCCTGACCAACGAGCGGCTGGCGGGGCTGCCGGCCAACCACCACTCCTTCACCTACGGCGCGAACCTGCTGGCGGCCGCGGCGGCCAACGTCACCCTCGACATCGTCCGGCAGCCGGAGTTCCTGGCCAACGTACGGGCCACCGGCAACTACATCCTCGGCCGGCTCGCGGACATGCGCACCCGCTACCCGGCGATCGTCGATGTGCGCGGGGTCGGCCTGATGATCGGCTTCGAGATCGCGCACCCCGACGGCAAGCCCGCCGTCAAGCTGACCAACCACCTGGCGAGCGCGGCCGGGCAGCACGGCCTGATCCTGCGCACCTCGCGGTACGGCTACGGCAACGTCCTCAAGATCCGTCCGCCGCTGATCCTCACCCTCGACCAGGCGGAGCTGCTGTGCGACCGCCTGGAAAGCCTCTTCCGCGCGGAGCTGTCCGCATGA
- a CDS encoding inositol monophosphatase family protein: MTKTTRTTGTTAMKDLLTGLGRHVRAELTAYAGQGLARRVHGDSPGGDAQFDVDEVAERAVLDHLREHAHVPLAVYTEDGSLVELAPDPEYVLVVDPIDGTRPTSAGLEMGMVSIAAAPLTASAPTLDDVTAAHLLEIKSGAWIYGDDEGLSYGGFPHPLPRLSRTTDPAKMFWSIEFNGHPMHLMTAAYAHLVDRSANTGGVFVFNSATFSISRIITGQLDAYVDIGNRLLRDHPGTEAAFREAGRGSVLHLFPYDIAAAVRLAKLSGVTITDAYGEDLGTTALLDLDPMNQKSCIAAATPQLHKELLGAIRWDIPGAAPTTSGGTR, encoded by the coding sequence ATGACGAAGACGACGAGGACGACCGGCACGACGGCCATGAAGGACCTGCTGACCGGTCTCGGCCGGCACGTCCGGGCCGAGCTGACGGCGTACGCCGGCCAAGGCCTGGCCCGGCGGGTGCACGGTGACTCGCCGGGCGGCGACGCCCAGTTCGACGTGGACGAGGTCGCCGAGCGGGCCGTGCTGGACCACCTGCGCGAGCACGCTCACGTACCGCTCGCGGTCTACACCGAGGACGGTTCGCTGGTCGAGCTGGCGCCCGACCCGGAGTACGTGCTGGTCGTGGACCCCATCGACGGCACCCGGCCGACCTCGGCGGGCCTGGAGATGGGCATGGTGTCGATCGCGGCGGCGCCGCTGACGGCGTCCGCGCCCACGCTGGACGATGTCACCGCCGCGCACCTGCTGGAGATCAAGTCCGGCGCCTGGATCTACGGTGACGACGAAGGGCTCTCGTACGGCGGGTTCCCGCACCCGCTGCCCCGGCTGAGCCGCACCACCGACCCGGCGAAGATGTTCTGGTCGATCGAGTTCAACGGCCACCCGATGCACCTGATGACGGCGGCCTACGCGCACCTGGTGGACCGGTCCGCCAACACCGGCGGCGTCTTCGTGTTCAACAGCGCCACGTTCTCGATCTCGCGCATCATCACCGGCCAGCTCGACGCGTACGTGGACATCGGCAACCGCCTGCTGCGCGACCACCCCGGGACCGAGGCGGCCTTCCGGGAGGCCGGGCGCGGCTCGGTCCTGCACCTGTTCCCGTACGACATCGCCGCCGCGGTCCGCCTCGCGAAGCTCAGCGGGGTCACCATCACCGACGCGTACGGCGAAGATCTGGGCACCACCGCGCTGCTCGACCTGGATCCGATGAACCAGAAGTCGTGCATCGCGGCGGCCACCCCCCAGCTCCACAAGGAACTGCTCGGCGCCATCCGGTGGGACATCCCGGGCGCCGCTCCCACGACCTCAGGAGGAACGCGATGA
- a CDS encoding zinc-dependent alcohol dehydrogenase, which produces MKALVLTERRTVSLVDHPKPAATAPADVVVRVAQTGICGTDRSVLVGKFPAEPGVVMGHEAVGTVEEVGSAVTAHKPGDRVVVNPTLYCGSCASCLRGHWDFCLNKAGTEVGLDLDGAFAEFIRLPERFVHAVPEGMDFDRAVGVEPLACALNNIEAGRLRAGETAVIVGGGPVGVVCAMAAQHHGARVLLAEPDPYRQELCRAVFAEDFGGRVTVHTPDDPHLAGRGDVVVDTVGNLLEPSMAYAAMRGRVVVMGYNSNASATVRPLEILQRGLHIIGAGDYNSRLFPEAIELARWLPLERLVTHRFPLERHEEAFAALAAAPGTPYSALKVVLVPE; this is translated from the coding sequence ATGAAGGCCCTGGTGCTGACCGAGCGGCGCACGGTGTCGCTGGTCGACCATCCGAAGCCGGCGGCCACGGCACCCGCCGATGTGGTGGTGCGGGTCGCGCAGACCGGCATCTGCGGGACCGACCGCAGCGTGCTGGTGGGCAAGTTCCCCGCCGAGCCGGGCGTGGTGATGGGGCACGAGGCGGTCGGTACCGTCGAGGAGGTGGGGTCCGCGGTCACCGCGCACAAGCCGGGCGACCGGGTCGTCGTCAACCCGACGCTGTACTGCGGCAGTTGCGCGTCCTGTCTGCGCGGGCACTGGGACTTCTGCCTCAACAAGGCCGGTACGGAGGTCGGGCTCGACCTGGACGGCGCGTTCGCCGAGTTCATCCGGCTGCCCGAACGGTTCGTCCACGCCGTGCCCGAGGGGATGGACTTCGACCGTGCGGTGGGCGTGGAGCCGCTGGCCTGCGCGCTGAACAACATCGAGGCGGGCCGCCTCCGGGCCGGCGAGACGGCGGTGATCGTCGGCGGCGGCCCGGTCGGCGTGGTCTGCGCGATGGCGGCCCAGCACCACGGCGCCCGGGTCCTGCTGGCCGAGCCGGACCCGTACCGGCAGGAACTGTGCCGTGCGGTGTTCGCCGAGGACTTCGGCGGCCGGGTCACCGTGCACACGCCGGACGACCCGCACCTCGCCGGGCGCGGTGACGTGGTCGTCGACACCGTCGGCAACCTGCTGGAGCCGAGCATGGCGTACGCGGCGATGCGCGGCCGCGTGGTCGTCATGGGCTACAACAGCAACGCGTCGGCCACCGTCCGGCCGCTGGAGATCCTCCAGCGGGGACTTCACATCATCGGAGCCGGGGACTACAACAGCAGGCTGTTCCCCGAGGCGATCGAGCTGGCCCGGTGGCTGCCGCTGGAGCGGCTGGTGACCCATCGCTTCCCGCTGGAGCGGCACGAGGAGGCGTTCGCGGCCCTCGCCGCGGCGCCCGGGACCCCGTACTCGGCGCTCAAGGTGGTCCTCGTACCGGAGTGA
- a CDS encoding short-chain fatty acyl-CoA regulator family protein — MSKIYAGARLRRLREERGFSQAALARVLAISPSYLNQMEHDSRPLTVPVLLRLTEAFGVDPGFFAERDTSRVLADLREALADELAAARVSPADLSELASRQPAVAAVLLDLGRRNRALTERLAEVAEARGGGADPAAPLSPHEEIREFFYRRQNYLHEADTAAEELAAELGIRPGEVGRALAARLTERHGVRLVDTPDGPLHHYDPAARVLRLSTGLRPGQRAFRMATQLALLEAGDELSRPASEDFAEGSATWSLARIGVANYFAAALVLPYGPFHAAAEEVRYDIERLTDRFGLGYETVCHRLSTLQRPRRRGVPFSFVRVDRAGNMSKRQSATGFHFSRAGGTCPLWNVYEAFTAPSRIHVQIAAMPDGRRYLWTARTVTRHRGGWGDPGKTFAIGLGCEIRHASRLVYSDGLDLDNAAAATPIGMGCRVCERLECPQRAVPPLGRALLVDENRSTFVPYPVREE; from the coding sequence GTGAGCAAGATCTACGCCGGGGCGCGGCTGCGCCGGCTGCGGGAGGAGCGGGGGTTCAGCCAGGCCGCGCTGGCCCGCGTACTGGCCATCTCGCCCAGCTATCTGAACCAGATGGAGCACGACTCGCGGCCGCTGACCGTGCCCGTACTGTTGCGGCTGACCGAGGCGTTCGGGGTGGACCCGGGGTTCTTCGCCGAGCGGGACACCAGCCGGGTGCTGGCCGACCTGCGCGAGGCGCTGGCCGACGAGCTGGCCGCCGCCCGGGTCTCCCCCGCCGACCTGTCCGAACTCGCCTCGCGGCAGCCCGCCGTGGCCGCCGTCCTGCTGGATCTGGGGCGGCGCAACCGGGCGCTGACCGAGCGGCTGGCGGAGGTGGCGGAGGCGCGGGGCGGCGGGGCCGACCCGGCCGCGCCGCTGTCGCCGCACGAGGAGATCCGCGAGTTCTTCTACCGTCGGCAGAACTATCTGCACGAGGCGGACACCGCAGCGGAAGAGCTCGCCGCCGAACTGGGCATCCGCCCCGGCGAGGTGGGGCGCGCGCTGGCCGCCCGGCTCACCGAGCGGCACGGCGTACGCCTCGTCGACACCCCGGACGGGCCGCTGCACCACTACGATCCGGCCGCCCGGGTGCTGCGCCTGTCGACGGGGCTGCGTCCCGGCCAGCGGGCCTTCCGCATGGCCACCCAGCTGGCGCTGCTGGAGGCCGGTGACGAACTGTCGCGGCCCGCCTCGGAGGACTTCGCGGAGGGCTCGGCCACTTGGTCGCTGGCCCGGATCGGCGTGGCCAACTACTTCGCGGCGGCGCTGGTGCTGCCGTACGGGCCGTTCCACGCCGCGGCGGAGGAAGTGCGGTACGACATCGAGCGGCTGACCGACCGCTTCGGCCTCGGCTACGAGACGGTATGCCACCGGCTGAGCACCTTGCAGCGGCCGCGACGGCGCGGGGTGCCGTTCTCGTTCGTACGGGTCGACCGGGCGGGCAACATGTCCAAGCGGCAGTCCGCCACCGGCTTCCACTTCTCGCGGGCGGGCGGTACGTGCCCGCTGTGGAACGTCTACGAGGCGTTCACCGCGCCCAGCCGCATCCACGTGCAGATCGCGGCGATGCCGGACGGCCGCCGCTATCTGTGGACGGCGCGTACGGTCACCCGGCACCGGGGCGGCTGGGGCGATCCGGGCAAGACCTTCGCCATCGGCCTGGGCTGCGAGATCCGGCACGCGTCCCGGCTCGTCTACTCGGACGGGCTGGACCTGGACAACGCCGCCGCGGCCACCCCGATCGGCATGGGCTGCCGGGTCTGCGAACGGCTGGAGTGCCCGCAGCGGGCCGTGCCGCCGCTCGGCCGGGCGCTGCTCGTCGACGAGAACCGCAGCACGTTCGTGCCGTATCCGGTGCGGGAGGAGTGA